One window of the Chitinophaga niabensis genome contains the following:
- a CDS encoding tetratricopeptide repeat protein: MEILVMTRAISAILCLLLFAANAKAQDNIDKALLMDYFQEQQFDKAIQYLEGTVKVQEVNGLALLASAYYQSGQLAQAEKNYKLVLEKDSNHIPALQNLGNIARQQKQPAKAFIHFEKLVTLRPSNAIYYKQLGLVCENVVGKQDSAIKYMLRSYELNQKDVSVISYLCAEFIAQKEYARADSMLKQYMLFDSTQVSIIAQVMKVSYLQKDFNTATMYGERLFSMDIVDPMAAIYLSVSYYSLKKYDSCALVYDKMMALAHAAPETVTYYAGLAYARMKNYEKSNQLILECIDQAKSKSLDSYYATLADNYEQMRQFRKAIAYYDTSYYLFKDPMRQYGIGRIYEQHLQDPLNAKKHYKQYVLHAKPENKEEESIHIYVKERIKNL, encoded by the coding sequence ATGGAAATCTTAGTTATGACCCGCGCTATTTCTGCTATACTATGCCTCCTGCTTTTTGCTGCCAACGCTAAAGCCCAGGATAATATCGATAAAGCTTTGCTGATGGATTATTTCCAGGAGCAGCAATTCGACAAAGCCATTCAATATCTCGAAGGAACGGTGAAAGTACAGGAAGTAAATGGCCTTGCCTTACTGGCCAGTGCTTATTACCAAAGCGGGCAATTGGCGCAGGCGGAAAAAAACTACAAACTTGTACTGGAAAAAGATTCCAATCATATACCAGCGCTCCAGAACCTTGGAAATATTGCCCGGCAGCAAAAGCAGCCGGCTAAAGCATTCATTCATTTTGAAAAGCTGGTGACGCTCCGCCCTTCAAATGCGATCTACTATAAACAACTCGGGCTGGTCTGTGAAAACGTTGTTGGCAAACAGGACTCTGCTATCAAATACATGCTCAGGTCCTACGAGTTGAACCAAAAGGATGTTAGCGTTATCTCTTACTTATGTGCTGAATTCATTGCCCAGAAAGAATATGCCCGGGCAGACAGTATGCTGAAACAATACATGCTCTTTGACAGTACGCAGGTGAGCATTATTGCACAGGTAATGAAAGTTTCCTACCTCCAGAAAGATTTCAATACCGCTACGATGTATGGAGAACGTTTATTCAGCATGGATATTGTAGACCCCATGGCTGCCATCTATTTGTCTGTTTCCTACTACAGCCTTAAAAAATACGACAGCTGTGCTTTGGTATATGATAAGATGATGGCACTCGCACATGCCGCACCTGAAACTGTTACCTATTATGCCGGCCTTGCTTACGCGCGGATGAAGAACTACGAAAAAAGCAACCAGCTGATCCTGGAATGTATTGACCAGGCTAAGTCTAAAAGTCTTGATAGCTACTACGCCACGCTGGCAGACAATTACGAGCAGATGCGGCAATTCAGGAAAGCCATTGCATATTATGATACCTCCTATTATTTGTTTAAAGACCCTATGCGCCAGTATGGTATTGGCCGCATCTATGAACAGCATCTGCAGGATCCGCTGAATGCCAAAAAGCATTACAAGCAATACGTACTGCATGCAAAGCCGGAGAATAAGGAGGAGGAATCCATCCACATTTACGTGAAGGAACGCATCAAAAATCTATAA
- a CDS encoding helix-turn-helix transcriptional regulator, translating into MEAVSKNIIHEGARLKQIVRDKRMKILEFADLAGFSNQIAHYYFRKEAIKRATLLEFCTLLGISLDEFYNWTHPRRTQPQPAVDFHQGQRLDELIEEKGLNKTKLADRMGLSRRALYNLLDKSVFTPDQMKKICQVLEISAKEFMGGNHVEENGTDGPEIESWKDKYYKLLEDYNKALVEIARLKELQ; encoded by the coding sequence GTGGAAGCGGTATCGAAAAATATTATTCACGAAGGCGCACGTTTGAAACAGATCGTTCGGGATAAACGTATGAAGATCCTGGAGTTCGCTGATCTGGCGGGGTTTTCCAACCAGATTGCTCACTATTATTTCCGCAAGGAAGCTATCAAACGCGCTACCTTACTGGAGTTCTGCACACTGCTCGGTATCAGTCTTGATGAATTTTATAACTGGACGCATCCGCGCAGAACACAACCGCAACCGGCTGTAGACTTTCATCAGGGCCAAAGACTGGATGAACTGATCGAAGAAAAGGGGCTGAATAAAACAAAGTTGGCAGACAGGATGGGGCTTAGCCGCCGCGCCTTATATAATCTGCTGGACAAATCTGTGTTCACGCCGGACCAGATGAAAAAGATCTGTCAGGTACTGGAGATCAGCGCCAAGGAATTCATGGGAGGCAATCATGTAGAAGAAAATGGAACAGATGGCCCGGAGATAGAAAGCTGGAAAGATAAATACTATAAACTGCTGGAAGATTATAATAAAGCACTCGTGGAAATAGCCCGCCTTAAGGAGTTGCAGTAA
- the carB gene encoding carbamoyl-phosphate synthase large subunit gives MPKDTSIKSVLIIGSGPIIIGQACEFDYSGSQAARSIREEGIKVILINSNPATIMTDPMMADRVYLLPLTVESIEQILEENQIDAVLPTMGGQTALNLCKEVDELGIWEKFNVRLIGVDIKAIDKAEDREQFRQWMIQLGIPVAPARTANSLLEGKEFAQEIGFPLVIRPSFTLGGTGGGFVHGKEDLDEALDRGLKASPMHEVLVEKAVLGWKEYELELLRDKNDNVVIICTVENLDPMGIHTGDSITVAPAMTLSDTAFQDMRNKAMMMMRQLGNFAGGCNVQFAMNPENEELIAIEINPRVSRSSALASKATGYPIAKIAAKLAIGYTLDELENQITRTTSAFFEPALDYVIVKMPRWNFDKFKGADDTLGLQMKSVGEVMSIGRTFTEALQKACQSLENDAVGLGYYGKSLLKSEQLIEKLKRPTWDRIFRIKDALMEGMSVKSIHQATLIDRWFLHQINDIVTVEKQLLEHDLESVPMELLKEAKQMGFSDKQLAIIFSNCEEDEVYEKRKAAGIVRTYKMVDTCAAEFEAKTPYFYSTFDTENESIPSDKKKVIVLGSGPNRIGQGIEFDYCCTHGLQAIQECGYEAIMVNCNPETVSTDFDMANKLYFEPVYWEHLWEIIELEKPEGVIVQLGGQTALKLAKKLTEKGVKIIGTSFDSMDIAEDRGRFSDRLKELGIPFPKYGTAYNTDDAIEVAKEVGYPVLVRPSYVLGGQRMRIVINEEELEKSVLSLLKHLPGNKILIDHFLDRCQEAEIDAIFDGENFHVMGVMEHIEPAGIHSGDSNAVLPAFNLSQMIVTTMEYYSEKIARALNIKGLINIQFAIKDGQVFVIEANPRASRTTPFIAKAYQVPYLNIATKVMLGANKLTDFKIEKNLKGFAIKEPVFSFNKFPGVNKELGPEMKSTGEAIRFIKDLRDPYFRTLYKERSMHLSK, from the coding sequence ATGCCCAAAGACACCTCCATTAAATCTGTTCTGATTATCGGCTCCGGTCCTATTATTATTGGTCAGGCCTGTGAATTTGACTATTCCGGCTCCCAGGCAGCCCGTTCTATCCGGGAAGAAGGAATTAAAGTGATCCTGATCAACTCTAATCCGGCTACTATTATGACGGACCCGATGATGGCAGACAGGGTTTACCTGTTGCCGCTGACGGTAGAAAGTATTGAACAGATCCTGGAAGAGAACCAGATCGATGCCGTTTTGCCTACCATGGGTGGCCAAACCGCGCTGAACCTTTGTAAAGAAGTGGATGAACTGGGTATCTGGGAAAAATTCAATGTACGCCTGATCGGTGTGGATATTAAAGCCATCGATAAAGCGGAGGACCGTGAACAGTTCCGCCAGTGGATGATCCAACTGGGAATTCCTGTTGCACCGGCCCGTACGGCTAACTCCCTGCTGGAAGGAAAGGAATTTGCACAGGAAATAGGTTTCCCGCTTGTAATACGCCCCTCCTTTACCCTGGGTGGTACCGGTGGTGGTTTCGTTCATGGTAAAGAGGACCTGGATGAAGCACTGGACCGTGGTTTGAAAGCATCTCCCATGCACGAGGTACTGGTAGAAAAAGCAGTACTCGGCTGGAAAGAATATGAACTGGAACTGCTGCGCGATAAAAATGACAACGTAGTTATCATCTGTACCGTAGAGAACCTGGATCCCATGGGCATCCACACAGGAGACTCTATCACGGTGGCTCCAGCTATGACCCTGAGCGATACCGCTTTCCAGGACATGCGTAACAAGGCCATGATGATGATGCGCCAGCTGGGTAATTTCGCCGGAGGATGTAATGTGCAGTTTGCCATGAACCCTGAGAACGAAGAACTGATCGCTATTGAGATCAACCCACGTGTAAGCCGTTCTTCCGCACTGGCTTCCAAAGCAACGGGTTACCCCATCGCTAAAATTGCCGCTAAACTCGCTATCGGTTATACGCTGGATGAACTGGAGAACCAGATCACCAGAACTACTTCCGCTTTCTTTGAACCAGCACTGGATTACGTGATCGTGAAAATGCCACGCTGGAACTTCGATAAATTTAAAGGTGCTGACGATACGTTAGGACTCCAGATGAAATCAGTTGGAGAAGTAATGTCCATCGGCCGTACTTTCACCGAGGCTTTACAGAAAGCCTGCCAGAGCCTTGAGAACGATGCAGTTGGGCTTGGCTACTACGGTAAATCCCTCCTGAAAAGCGAACAGCTGATCGAAAAGCTGAAACGCCCCACCTGGGACCGTATCTTCCGTATCAAGGATGCACTGATGGAAGGAATGTCTGTAAAGTCCATCCACCAGGCCACCCTGATCGACCGCTGGTTCCTGCATCAGATCAATGATATCGTAACAGTAGAAAAACAACTGCTGGAGCACGACCTGGAATCCGTTCCCATGGAGCTGCTGAAAGAAGCCAAACAAATGGGCTTCTCCGATAAACAACTGGCCATCATCTTTAGCAACTGCGAAGAGGATGAAGTATATGAAAAACGGAAAGCCGCCGGCATTGTACGTACCTATAAAATGGTAGATACCTGCGCAGCGGAGTTTGAAGCGAAAACACCTTACTTCTATTCTACCTTCGATACAGAGAACGAAAGCATCCCTTCTGATAAAAAGAAAGTGATCGTACTCGGTTCCGGCCCTAACAGGATCGGCCAGGGTATTGAATTCGACTATTGCTGCACCCACGGTCTGCAAGCCATCCAGGAATGCGGTTACGAAGCCATTATGGTGAACTGTAACCCTGAAACGGTGTCTACAGACTTTGACATGGCCAACAAACTTTACTTTGAGCCGGTATATTGGGAGCATCTCTGGGAGATCATTGAGCTGGAAAAACCAGAAGGCGTGATCGTTCAGCTGGGTGGGCAAACTGCCCTGAAACTGGCCAAAAAGCTGACGGAGAAAGGCGTAAAGATCATCGGTACTTCTTTTGACAGTATGGACATTGCGGAAGACCGCGGCCGTTTCTCTGACAGGCTGAAAGAACTGGGTATTCCCTTCCCTAAATACGGTACTGCCTATAATACAGACGATGCCATTGAAGTGGCAAAAGAAGTAGGATATCCTGTACTGGTCCGTCCTTCTTATGTACTGGGCGGCCAAAGGATGCGGATTGTGATCAATGAGGAAGAGCTGGAGAAATCCGTACTCAGCCTGTTGAAACACTTACCAGGCAACAAGATCCTGATCGACCACTTCCTGGACCGTTGCCAGGAGGCTGAGATCGATGCCATCTTCGATGGGGAGAACTTCCATGTAATGGGTGTAATGGAACATATTGAACCAGCCGGTATCCATAGTGGCGACAGTAACGCGGTATTACCTGCGTTCAACCTCAGCCAGATGATTGTTACCACCATGGAGTACTATTCTGAGAAAATAGCCCGTGCGCTGAATATCAAGGGTTTGATCAACATCCAGTTCGCTATTAAAGACGGGCAGGTATTTGTGATCGAAGCCAATCCAAGGGCATCCCGTACCACACCTTTCATCGCAAAGGCTTACCAGGTACCTTACCTCAACATTGCTACCAAAGTGATGCTGGGCGCTAACAAACTCACAGATTTCAAGATAGAGAAGAACCTGAAGGGCTTTGCCATCAAAGAACCGGTGTTCTCCTTCAACAAGTTCCCCGGCGTGAACAAAGAGCTCGGGCCTGAAATGAAATCTACAGGGGAAGCTATCCGTTTCATTAAGGATCTGAGAGACCCTTACTTCAGAACGCTTTATAAAGAAAGAAGCATGCACCTGAGTAAGTAA
- a CDS encoding ComEC/Rec2 family competence protein, translating into MFVNLWKKEPFLRLQIPFMAGMILGMYVTIPIRVLLILSICGWMIPSFLKPADHFALRHLQGACIHITIFLLGTGLWHQADIRQRADWVGHHLSDSSQLILLLEEQPLKKARSWKAAATVTAVINEGRLQSVSGKMLLYFLKEPKLQYGDRVMIQGEIQRIRGIPGGFDYGKYCSYRNLFHQVFLKNWQVLPAKRKHHGHWLQDTRDYCLKILRQYIPRQQEYGIAQALLIGYREELDKGIVQAYTNTGVVHIIAISGLHLGLIYITLLQLLKWMPKVARALLVIAVLWVFSLLTGASASVLRSAVMFSIMATGQFMLGRYANSRNTLAAAAFLLLCYQPYFLLDVGFQLSFLAVGGILFCYQPVYDWWMLRNKWLDKLWQMIAVSIAAQVFTWPVCLYYFHQFPNLFLLANLIAVPLSTMLLYGEIILVCLPNIWLGKLLSGGIMFMNTCIQWLDKVPGAVTHNIQISLPQTVCLYGITMLFLLKRWYGALVTGVLFAALHAYDGVETLRQKKIIVYNGVECINGHLRKQYKTEALIQFEGKRILRLTGRLPNKLPAAKMKIDYILLSHNPRVDISCLRDYFIYELIIFDSSNAPFLIRKWKSAAKKLPLRCFSVPDEGAFVVNL; encoded by the coding sequence ATGTTTGTTAACCTTTGGAAAAAGGAGCCGTTCCTGCGCCTCCAGATCCCCTTTATGGCCGGGATGATCCTGGGCATGTATGTTACAATACCCATCCGGGTACTTTTGATACTTTCTATTTGCGGATGGATGATCCCTTCCTTTTTGAAACCTGCGGATCATTTTGCGTTGCGGCATCTACAGGGAGCATGTATCCATATCACCATCTTTTTATTGGGAACGGGATTATGGCACCAGGCAGATATCCGCCAGCGGGCAGATTGGGTAGGGCATCATTTGAGTGACAGCAGCCAGCTCATCCTCTTGCTGGAAGAACAACCTTTGAAAAAAGCCCGGTCCTGGAAAGCAGCGGCAACCGTTACTGCTGTAATAAATGAAGGCCGCCTGCAATCTGTCAGCGGAAAAATGCTGCTCTATTTCCTGAAAGAGCCGAAGCTGCAATACGGGGACCGCGTAATGATCCAGGGAGAAATTCAGCGGATCAGGGGGATCCCGGGAGGTTTCGATTACGGTAAATATTGCAGTTACCGGAACCTCTTCCACCAGGTATTCCTTAAAAACTGGCAGGTTTTGCCGGCGAAGAGGAAGCACCACGGCCATTGGCTGCAGGATACCCGTGATTATTGCCTGAAGATATTACGCCAATACATTCCCCGGCAGCAGGAATACGGAATTGCGCAGGCTTTGCTGATCGGCTACCGGGAGGAGCTGGATAAAGGTATCGTGCAGGCATATACGAACACAGGAGTGGTTCACATCATTGCCATTTCCGGTTTACACCTCGGCCTCATCTATATTACCCTGCTGCAATTATTGAAATGGATGCCTAAAGTAGCCAGGGCATTATTGGTGATCGCAGTATTGTGGGTTTTCTCTTTATTAACAGGAGCTTCCGCTTCAGTGCTTCGTTCTGCGGTGATGTTCAGTATCATGGCCACAGGGCAATTTATGCTGGGGAGGTATGCCAATAGCCGCAATACACTGGCTGCCGCTGCTTTCCTCTTACTGTGCTACCAGCCCTATTTCCTGCTGGATGTTGGGTTTCAGTTATCCTTCCTGGCAGTGGGTGGTATCTTGTTCTGTTACCAACCTGTTTACGACTGGTGGATGCTCCGCAACAAGTGGCTGGATAAACTCTGGCAGATGATAGCGGTTTCAATCGCCGCACAGGTATTTACCTGGCCGGTCTGCCTGTATTATTTCCACCAGTTCCCCAATCTGTTCCTGCTGGCAAACCTCATAGCCGTGCCGCTTTCCACCATGCTTTTGTATGGAGAGATCATATTGGTATGCCTGCCTAATATCTGGCTGGGCAAATTACTGTCAGGAGGTATCATGTTCATGAACACCTGTATACAGTGGCTGGATAAGGTCCCCGGCGCCGTTACGCATAACATCCAGATCAGTTTGCCGCAGACGGTTTGTTTGTATGGGATCACCATGCTGTTTTTATTAAAACGTTGGTACGGGGCTTTAGTCACAGGCGTGCTGTTTGCAGCATTACATGCTTATGATGGGGTTGAAACGTTAAGGCAGAAAAAGATCATTGTATATAACGGTGTAGAATGCATCAACGGCCACCTGCGCAAGCAGTACAAAACAGAAGCCCTGATTCAGTTTGAGGGGAAAAGGATCCTGCGTTTAACCGGCAGGCTTCCTAACAAGCTACCCGCTGCGAAGATGAAAATAGATTATATTTTGTTGTCACATAATCCGCGTGTCGATATCAGTTGTTTGCGCGATTATTTTATATACGAGCTGATAATTTTTGATAGTTCTAATGCACCTTTCCTGATACGGAAGTGGAAAAGTGCTGCCAAGAAACTACCTTTGCGCTGCTTTTCGGTTCCGGATGAAGGAGCCTTTGTTGTAAATCTCTAA
- the purH gene encoding bifunctional phosphoribosylaminoimidazolecarboxamide formyltransferase/IMP cyclohydrolase, whose translation MQKQIKSALISVFYKDNLENIVKTLGEQGVTIYSTGGTQKFIEELGVKCVAVEDLTAYPSILGGRVKTLHPKVFGGILARRENPQDLEQLKQYEIPEIDLVIVDLYPFEETVKSTTEEQAIIEKIDIGGVSLIRAAGKNYKDVVIVASKDQYADLEKALVDGKGATSLEQRRHFAAKAFEVCAHYDVAIAGYFLQNTEKEYFQLSVPQGQVCRYGENPHQKGVFYGDLTAIFDKLHGKELSYNNLVDVDAAVQLIAEFTETTFAVIKHTNVCGIASRPTLSAAWEAALAGDKESAFGGVLACNKVVDAATAQSINEIFFEILIAPGFEPAALEILQAKKNRILLLQKKAVKPAQMFKNVLDGVLVQDNDEGSFQTWNDTGAQPATAAQRTDLEFANIVCKHLKSNAIALVKDQQLVGKGCGQTSRIDALRHAIEKAHQFEFSLQGAVMASDAFFPFDDCVRIAKEEGITAIIQPGGSIRDNDSINYAKENGMVMVISGMRHFRH comes from the coding sequence ATGCAAAAGCAAATCAAATCAGCTTTGATCTCCGTTTTCTATAAAGATAACCTGGAGAATATCGTTAAAACATTAGGTGAGCAGGGTGTTACCATTTACTCTACAGGTGGCACGCAAAAGTTCATTGAGGAATTGGGTGTGAAATGTGTAGCCGTGGAAGATCTGACGGCTTACCCTTCTATCCTTGGCGGCCGTGTTAAAACCCTTCACCCTAAAGTGTTTGGCGGTATCCTGGCACGCCGTGAGAATCCGCAGGACCTGGAACAGCTGAAGCAATACGAGATCCCGGAGATTGACCTGGTGATCGTAGACCTTTATCCGTTTGAAGAAACCGTGAAAAGCACTACGGAAGAACAGGCTATCATTGAGAAGATAGATATCGGGGGCGTTTCCCTGATCCGCGCTGCAGGCAAGAACTACAAGGATGTAGTGATCGTTGCTTCCAAAGATCAGTATGCTGACCTGGAAAAAGCATTGGTAGATGGTAAAGGCGCTACTTCATTGGAGCAACGCAGGCACTTTGCTGCAAAGGCTTTCGAGGTATGTGCACATTATGATGTGGCCATTGCCGGTTACTTCCTTCAAAATACAGAAAAAGAATACTTCCAGTTATCTGTTCCGCAGGGCCAGGTATGCCGTTACGGAGAAAACCCTCACCAGAAAGGTGTTTTCTATGGCGACCTTACAGCCATCTTCGACAAACTGCATGGTAAAGAATTGTCTTATAACAACCTTGTGGATGTGGATGCGGCCGTTCAACTGATCGCTGAATTCACAGAAACTACTTTTGCCGTGATCAAACATACCAATGTTTGCGGTATTGCAAGCAGGCCTACATTGTCTGCCGCCTGGGAAGCAGCACTGGCAGGAGATAAAGAAAGTGCTTTTGGCGGTGTACTGGCCTGCAATAAGGTAGTAGACGCTGCTACTGCACAATCCATCAACGAAATATTCTTTGAGATCCTGATTGCTCCCGGCTTTGAGCCGGCTGCACTGGAAATTCTCCAGGCTAAAAAGAACCGCATCCTGCTGTTGCAGAAAAAAGCGGTGAAACCTGCACAGATGTTTAAGAACGTTCTGGATGGCGTGCTGGTACAGGATAATGATGAAGGTAGCTTCCAAACCTGGAACGATACCGGTGCGCAACCTGCTACTGCAGCACAACGCACAGACCTGGAGTTTGCCAACATCGTTTGTAAACACCTTAAATCCAATGCCATTGCGCTGGTGAAAGACCAACAGCTGGTAGGTAAAGGATGCGGACAAACCTCCCGCATTGATGCATTGCGCCATGCTATTGAAAAGGCGCACCAGTTTGAATTCAGCCTGCAGGGAGCTGTGATGGCTTCAGATGCGTTCTTCCCGTTTGATGATTGTGTGCGTATTGCCAAAGAAGAAGGTATTACCGCTATCATACAACCCGGTGGTTCTATCCGTGATAATGATTCCATCAATTACGCCAAAGAAAATGGCATGGTGATGGTGATCTCCGGTATGCGTCACTTCCGCCACTGA
- a CDS encoding RNA polymerase sigma factor, protein MKDADDAWLIGEYKKTGQLEYLAALYERYMDMVYGVCLKYLDEENSKDAVMQIFEELIGKLKQHEVQNFRGWLHVLTRNHCLMKIRANKGRLVSIDDNGIMESEENYHPDNGFSMESNLQAMEKCLESLPEEQKRSVNLFYLQEKSYREVADITGYEMNKVKSYIQNGKRNLKLCMDKN, encoded by the coding sequence ATGAAGGACGCAGATGATGCGTGGTTGATCGGAGAATATAAAAAAACCGGTCAGTTGGAGTATTTGGCGGCATTGTATGAACGTTACATGGATATGGTATATGGTGTGTGCCTCAAATATCTTGATGAGGAAAACAGCAAGGATGCCGTGATGCAGATCTTTGAAGAACTGATAGGTAAACTGAAGCAACATGAGGTCCAGAACTTCAGGGGCTGGCTGCATGTATTGACCCGTAACCATTGCCTGATGAAGATCAGGGCCAATAAAGGCCGCCTGGTGTCCATAGACGACAATGGAATTATGGAATCGGAGGAAAATTATCATCCTGATAACGGATTCAGTATGGAATCCAACCTCCAGGCGATGGAAAAATGCCTGGAATCCTTGCCCGAAGAGCAAAAGCGGAGTGTAAACCTGTTCTATTTACAGGAGAAAAGCTACCGGGAAGTGGCAGATATCACGGGTTATGAGATGAATAAGGTAAAAAGCTATATTCAGAACGGGAAAAGGAACCTGAAACTTTGTATGGATAAAAATTAA
- a CDS encoding carboxypeptidase-like regulatory domain-containing protein, which produces MADNQQHITPTAELIRQYLEGKLDSKTMHALEKQALDDPFLADALEGYAKYPTDQRSALSELQQRLQERVAPAEKKVRRLDYRWLAAASVLLILSISGVMLLNRTQKAPEIAQTLEKEKKEILPDSAAPAANANADVAAAQATDTQGVLSDSNAKPAEEFARAKTKKPTANANTARNEETQAVANANTARDEIKAFAPPPSPSLQKTAPYGVVFKGESKDNIQIRGTSSIKDSGALVVIDGVPVKPDSLRFINPAEIENVSILKDATASALYGARAAKGVVLVTTKKVQQAPRFGAINTDSAFASYNKIDTINIGGNRPIAGKLDSKVEGLVTGAKSNFSNYYTDDNVHKISGVVVDEKTGKRIPGVSVTVNGSNRGAVTDTSGSFALHIASKSKAELGFSSVGYAQKKITVSESTNNLNVALPSRRDQLNETVVVGYAKEKKSLVPPFPLVGDEAYSVYLVTNKKAEIPGLKVPQSGKVHISFSVMPDGTLQDFKVLQGMGKEADSIAIQRIKDGPAWMPASNKKKATVEVIIPIELVKKGQ; this is translated from the coding sequence ATGGCTGATAATCAACAACATATCACCCCCACGGCGGAACTGATCCGTCAGTACCTGGAAGGCAAACTGGATAGTAAAACCATGCATGCCCTCGAAAAACAGGCGCTGGACGATCCGTTCCTGGCAGATGCGCTGGAAGGATACGCAAAATATCCCACCGATCAGCGGTCTGCCTTAAGTGAACTGCAACAGCGTTTGCAGGAAAGGGTGGCGCCTGCTGAGAAAAAAGTGCGGCGTTTGGATTATCGCTGGCTGGCAGCTGCTTCCGTATTGCTGATATTATCTATTTCCGGTGTAATGCTCCTTAACAGAACGCAAAAGGCACCAGAGATTGCGCAGACGCTTGAGAAGGAGAAAAAAGAAATACTTCCGGATTCTGCCGCTCCTGCGGCAAACGCCAATGCTGATGTAGCAGCAGCCCAGGCTACAGATACCCAGGGAGTTCTCTCAGATTCCAATGCTAAACCCGCTGAGGAATTCGCACGCGCTAAAACAAAAAAGCCTACAGCAAATGCCAATACTGCACGCAATGAGGAAACACAGGCCGTAGCAAATGCCAATACTGCACGCGATGAAATAAAAGCATTCGCTCCTCCGCCTTCACCCTCATTACAAAAAACAGCTCCCTACGGGGTTGTTTTTAAAGGCGAAAGCAAGGATAACATACAGATCCGTGGCACTTCAAGTATAAAAGATTCCGGCGCATTGGTCGTAATAGATGGTGTACCTGTTAAACCTGATTCACTCCGGTTCATCAATCCCGCGGAAATTGAGAATGTATCCATCCTTAAAGACGCCACCGCCAGTGCTCTATATGGTGCAAGAGCCGCTAAGGGCGTAGTGCTTGTAACCACTAAAAAAGTTCAACAGGCTCCGCGTTTTGGCGCCATAAACACAGATTCAGCTTTTGCCTCCTATAATAAGATAGATACCATTAACATCGGTGGTAACAGACCTATAGCCGGTAAGCTTGATTCCAAGGTAGAAGGGCTGGTAACAGGCGCAAAATCCAACTTCTCCAATTATTATACGGACGATAATGTGCATAAGATCAGTGGTGTGGTGGTAGACGAAAAAACAGGAAAACGTATACCCGGTGTATCCGTAACCGTTAATGGCAGCAACCGGGGAGCTGTTACGGATACTTCAGGCAGTTTTGCATTGCATATAGCCTCTAAAAGTAAGGCTGAACTTGGATTCTCTTCCGTTGGTTACGCACAGAAAAAGATAACTGTTTCAGAAAGCACCAATAACCTGAATGTAGCCTTACCCTCCAGGAGAGACCAATTGAATGAAACAGTGGTAGTGGGTTATGCTAAAGAGAAGAAAAGCCTCGTACCGCCATTCCCTTTAGTAGGAGATGAAGCGTACAGCGTTTACCTGGTAACAAATAAAAAAGCAGAAATACCAGGCCTGAAAGTTCCGCAGAGCGGTAAAGTACATATCTCTTTCTCTGTAATGCCAGATGGTACTTTGCAGGATTTTAAGGTATTGCAGGGCATGGGTAAAGAAGCAGACAGCATTGCCATTCAGCGGATCAAAGATGGTCCGGCCTGGATGCCAGCATCTAATAAGAAAAAGGCCACCGTGGAGGTGATAATACCGATAGAACTGGTAAAAAAGGGGCAATAA